TGCACAGCGGCGCATTGGCCGCGCGCCATCTGATCGGGGGCGACGGCCCCGACCGGTTCCAGCGCGCCTTCGCCGCCGATGTGGGCGGGCCGGTGGCGCGGGCCACGCTGATCTCGCGGATGCTGGCGCGGCCCGCGGCGCAGGGGCCGCTGGCGGGGCTGGCCCGGCGCTGGCCGGGGCTGATGACGCGGATCGCCGCCAGCACCCGGATTCCCGCCGATCGGCTTGTCGTATGACCACCCCGGCCTTGTATCCACCGCCCCCCTCATGCCATATCTGCCAGCATGGATGACCCGCAGCACAGCGCCCTTTCCGCAGGGGCGCCGGACCCCGATCTTCTGACGGCCTGCGACCGCGAACCGATCCATGTGCCCGGGGCCATTCAGCCCCATGGGCATATGATCGTCGCGGATGAACGCACGCTGCGCGTCGTCGGCCGTGCCGGGCTTCCCCATCCCCGGCTCGATGCCGCGATCGGCCAGCCCCTCGCCACCGTCCTCGGCCCCGACCTCTGCGCCCGCCTGCAGGATCAGGAGGATCGCCTCGCGGTTCCCGGCGCGCTGCATCTGGACGGATCGTCCTGGGACGTGTCGGCCTTCCGTTCGGGCGACCGGCTGGTGATCGAACTCCTGCCGCAATCGCAGCAGGTGGTGCTGGATGCCGGTTTTCTGGCCCGGCTGGATCAATACGGCACGGCGCTGGAACGCGCGGCGTCCTTCGCCGAACTCTTCCACAAGGCCGCGGAGGCGTTCCGCCAGATGACCGGCTTCGACCGCGTCATGGTCTACCGCTTCGTGGAGGAGGATGCCGGCGTCGTCGTGGGCGAAAGCCTTGCGCCCGGCATGCCCGGCTTCATGAACCACCACTTCCCCGCCGGGGACATCCCGCGTCAGGCCCGCGCGCTCTATGTGCGCAACCGGGTGCGCGTGATCGCCGACATCGGCTACACCCCCCAGCCCCTGCGCGGAGAGGAGGACCTTTCGGGCCTCGATCTGACCGATTCCGCGCTGCGCAGCGTCTCGCCCGTGCACATCCGCTATCTGCACAACATGCAGGTGGGGGCCTCGGCCTCCATCTCCATCGTGAAGGACGGGCTGCTCTGGGGGCTGATCGCCTGCCATCACCGGGTGCCGCGCGATCTGCCGCTGGCGACGCGGCTGGCCTGCCGCGCGCTTTCCACCGCGCTCGCCCGTCAGGTCCGCGCGCGCGAGGATGCCGACCTTTACCGCGCACGCATCCGCCTGCGCACCCAAGAGGATGCGATCCTCAGCCAGCTCGGCTCCGACCGCACCCTCGGCGCCTTCTTCGCCGAGGCCGGGCCGAAGATCGCCGCGCTTCTGAACGCCGACGGTTTCGCCGCCGTGCAGGGCGGCGATCTGTTCGCGACCGGCCATTGCCCCGACGCGATCGACATCCGCGCCTTGGCCGATCATGTGCGCCTGCCCGCCGCCATGCGCACCTTCGCCACGAACCAGCTGGAACGCGACTATCCCGCCGCCGCCGAGTTCCGCGCCACCGGCAGCGGCCTCGTCGCCGTCACCATGTCCACCGAGGTGCCGACCATCCTGATGTGGTTCCGGGCCGAGCATCTGCAGACCGTCATCTGGGCCGGCAACCCGCACAAGGACATTCCCGCCGACCCCGAGGCGCAACTCAACCCCCGCACCTCCTTCGCCGAATGGAGCGAGCAGGTCAGCGGCCGCGCCCGCCCCTGGAGCCATGCCGAAGAAGAGGCCGCCGGCCGCATCGTCCGCCTGATGCTGGAGGCGCGCAACAACCGCCGCGTGCGCGAACTCAACCACGAGATCGCGACCACGCTGAAGGAGAACGAAAGCCTCCTGCGCCAGAAGGACTTCCTTCTGCGCGAGGTGAACCACCGCGTGCAGAACAGCCTGTCGCTGGTCGCGGCCTTCCTGCGCATGCAATCGCGCGAGGCCCCCGAAGAGGTGCGCACCCACCTCGCCGCCGCCGAAAGCCGCCTGAAGGCCGTCAGCCTCGTGCATCGGCGCCTGCATCAGAACGACAGCGGAGAGATCCTCGACCTCGCCCGCTACCTCGAGGATCTGTGCGACGATCTGCGCGAGACGCTGGGCCGGGGCTGGGGCGACATGCTCGACATCAGTCCGACGCCGATCCTGATCGCGACCGACCGCGCCATCAATGTGGGCCTGATCGTGAACGAGCTGGTGACCAACGCCACCAAATACGCCTATGGCGACGGCGTCGGCCCCATCGGCATCGTGCTGGAGCAGTATCGCGACAGCTTCCGCCTGATCGTCGCCGATAACGGCGTCGGGCGCGACGGCGCGGTGCGCGGCACGGGCTTCGGCTCGCGGATGCTGGGCGCGCTGGTCGAGAGGCTGAACGGCCATCTCGACATGGAGGACAACCAGCCCGGCACCCGCGCCATCCTGACCGCCCCCATCCGCTAGGCCCGCCTGCGACATAATTCGTGCTTTCCCAAAGGCCCACCGGCATGGCATGCCGGATGCCACCCGTGATTGTGCACGGGATCGCCGCCGGAAGGGAACCGACCGTGACCACAAGCCCCGCCACCTCCGCCTTCGGCCCGAC
This Falsirhodobacter algicola DNA region includes the following protein-coding sequences:
- a CDS encoding histidine kinase dimerization/phosphoacceptor domain -containing protein, with amino-acid sequence MDDPQHSALSAGAPDPDLLTACDREPIHVPGAIQPHGHMIVADERTLRVVGRAGLPHPRLDAAIGQPLATVLGPDLCARLQDQEDRLAVPGALHLDGSSWDVSAFRSGDRLVIELLPQSQQVVLDAGFLARLDQYGTALERAASFAELFHKAAEAFRQMTGFDRVMVYRFVEEDAGVVVGESLAPGMPGFMNHHFPAGDIPRQARALYVRNRVRVIADIGYTPQPLRGEEDLSGLDLTDSALRSVSPVHIRYLHNMQVGASASISIVKDGLLWGLIACHHRVPRDLPLATRLACRALSTALARQVRAREDADLYRARIRLRTQEDAILSQLGSDRTLGAFFAEAGPKIAALLNADGFAAVQGGDLFATGHCPDAIDIRALADHVRLPAAMRTFATNQLERDYPAAAEFRATGSGLVAVTMSTEVPTILMWFRAEHLQTVIWAGNPHKDIPADPEAQLNPRTSFAEWSEQVSGRARPWSHAEEEAAGRIVRLMLEARNNRRVRELNHEIATTLKENESLLRQKDFLLREVNHRVQNSLSLVAAFLRMQSREAPEEVRTHLAAAESRLKAVSLVHRRLHQNDSGEILDLARYLEDLCDDLRETLGRGWGDMLDISPTPILIATDRAINVGLIVNELVTNATKYAYGDGVGPIGIVLEQYRDSFRLIVADNGVGRDGAVRGTGFGSRMLGALVERLNGHLDMEDNQPGTRAILTAPIR